The following proteins are co-located in the Peptococcaceae bacterium 1198_IL3148 genome:
- a CDS encoding accessory gene regulator B family protein yields MLKKVSDKIALSIGTQLQVDDDQVEIYSYGLQVFIGATLKLLVILSLSLILGIFKEVAVYLTFFILLRKCGGGVHLSTYAKCLSIGTVMILGFAKLATLNISTDLLIVLITIVFLGGCFCTVKWVPAGTEKKTVTDVISRKKQKAQVFILLIVWLICVVFLNSNQQIQYALAATLGVACSFFFISPLGYRIIKLLDKTLTIRKEV; encoded by the coding sequence ATGTTAAAGAAGGTTTCCGACAAAATTGCTTTAAGTATAGGGACACAGTTGCAGGTCGACGATGACCAAGTGGAAATATATTCATATGGGTTGCAGGTTTTTATTGGTGCCACTTTAAAATTATTGGTAATACTATCCCTTTCGCTTATTTTAGGCATATTTAAAGAAGTTGCGGTATATTTGACATTTTTTATATTACTTCGTAAATGTGGCGGTGGTGTTCACTTAAGCACATACGCAAAGTGTCTTAGCATAGGGACGGTAATGATTTTAGGTTTTGCTAAGTTGGCCACATTAAACATATCTACTGATTTGTTAATAGTTTTAATCACCATTGTATTCCTTGGTGGTTGCTTTTGTACTGTTAAGTGGGTACCTGCTGGCACTGAAAAGAAAACAGTTACAGATGTGATCAGCAGAAAGAAACAAAAAGCTCAAGTTTTTATATTATTAATTGTTTGGTTAATCTGTGTTGTTTTTTTGAACAGTAATCAACAAATACAGTATGCTTTGGCCGCAACCCTTGGGGTAGCCTGCAGTTTCTTTTTTATATCACCACTGGGTTACAGGATAATTAAATTATTGGATAAAACTTTAACTATTAGAAAGGAGGTGTAA
- a CDS encoding cyclic lactone autoinducer peptide, which yields MFKGLKTMALSSLAAALMFVAQTGITPYSHWVFFEPDVPKSLKK from the coding sequence ATGTTTAAGGGATTAAAAACAATGGCATTATCAAGCTTGGCTGCTGCGTTAATGTTTGTTGCGCAAACAGGTATAACTCCATATAGCCATTGGGTTTTCTTTGAACCAGATGTTCCTAAGAGTCTAAAGAAATAA
- a CDS encoding LytTR family DNA-binding domain-containing protein — translation MTKILLLEDEDYTRRFLKKIILESTLVDEVLDTPGGSEAITLAREYKPQIVLLDIELAPEEEINGIDVGRIIYNDNPNTYFVFITGYSKYAVDSFSVHPYDYILKPIKKARVLEVINSLASKVAKDANFPKNERILIKSKNEIIFVSLQDILFVEKLDKKSFIHTCNNVIEANDTLTELENTLRDGYLRVHKSYIVNLAKVKKIKDIGNRSYVIQFDGTDKVAYMSRYKFEEYKDKFFTPL, via the coding sequence ATGACCAAGATATTGTTACTAGAAGATGAAGATTATACCAGAAGGTTTCTAAAAAAAATAATTTTAGAAAGCACGCTGGTAGATGAAGTTCTTGATACCCCCGGTGGGAGTGAGGCAATAACCCTTGCAAGGGAATACAAACCACAGATTGTACTGCTAGATATTGAACTGGCCCCTGAAGAGGAAATTAACGGCATTGATGTGGGTAGAATCATTTATAATGATAACCCCAACACCTATTTCGTTTTTATAACGGGATATTCCAAATATGCTGTAGATTCCTTTTCGGTGCATCCATATGATTATATTTTAAAGCCAATTAAAAAGGCGCGGGTATTAGAAGTGATCAATTCCCTTGCAAGTAAAGTTGCCAAAGATGCTAACTTCCCAAAAAATGAGAGAATATTAATCAAATCAAAAAATGAAATAATTTTTGTATCACTCCAAGATATCTTATTCGTGGAAAAATTAGATAAGAAGTCCTTTATACACACCTGTAATAATGTCATCGAAGCAAATGACACCCTTACTGAGCTGGAAAACACTTTAAGGGACGGTTATCTTCGGGTACACAAGTCTTATATTGTGAACCTAGCCAAAGTTAAAAAAATTAAAGACATTGGCAATAGGTCCTACGTTATTCAGTTTGATGGTACCGATAAGGTTGCCTACATGAGTAGATATAAGTTTGAAGAGTATAAAGATAAATTTTTTACACCCCTTTAA
- a CDS encoding GHKL domain-containing protein, with product MFKGNYLIVVITILVETMFIIIINQQIYIYQDIDRMKPYLPLVNILVFVLSALVIFCIKKIEQNAKKDYEVKILKSHLDQVENLSKILQTQRHEHTRHIQTIQAMIHLDEVQEAKEYIEGIVDRYWHMGDIIYVGNPALTGLINSKRGVAESKGIDFAIAVKCEIDKIAIEPWDLCSIIGNLIDNAIEAVIQENNNRRIAIEFKYENSCYKIYVHNSGPKIENKVNIFKAGYTTKGSEARGYGLYLVNKLVNKYHGKIEVYSSHKTTFIISIPDKEAVLC from the coding sequence ATGTTTAAAGGCAATTATTTAATAGTGGTCATAACTATATTGGTAGAAACAATGTTCATTATAATTATTAATCAACAGATATATATATATCAAGATATTGATAGAATGAAGCCGTATCTACCTTTAGTTAATATTTTGGTGTTTGTATTAAGTGCTTTGGTTATTTTTTGTATTAAAAAGATAGAGCAGAATGCCAAAAAGGATTATGAGGTAAAAATTTTAAAATCACATTTAGATCAGGTTGAGAACTTATCTAAAATTTTACAAACACAGCGGCATGAACATACCAGACATATTCAAACCATTCAGGCCATGATACATTTAGATGAAGTGCAAGAGGCCAAAGAATATATTGAAGGCATTGTAGACCGCTACTGGCATATGGGGGATATAATTTACGTTGGTAATCCTGCGCTCACAGGTTTAATCAATAGTAAACGGGGAGTGGCAGAATCAAAAGGCATTGATTTTGCCATTGCAGTAAAATGTGAAATAGATAAAATTGCTATTGAACCATGGGATTTGTGCAGTATAATTGGTAATCTGATAGATAATGCCATCGAAGCAGTTATTCAAGAAAATAATAATCGTCGGATCGCCATTGAGTTTAAGTATGAAAATAGTTGTTATAAAATATATGTTCATAATTCCGGTCCCAAAATTGAAAACAAAGTTAATATTTTCAAAGCAGGTTATACAACTAAGGGGTCGGAAGCGAGAGGATATGGTTTATATCTAGTTAATAAACTTGTTAATAAGTATCATGGAAAGATTGAGGTATATTCTAGCCACAAGACAACTTTTATAATATCGATACCAGATAAGGAAGCGGTGTTATGTTAA
- a CDS encoding NAD(P)-dependent oxidoreductase, whose translation MKNAVFLNVARLDFDHKLDLSPIDELANVTKYDASSPEEILERVKDQHVVITKELPLGRDLISQFPPSVELICEAGTGFNNIDIEAAKEKNITVCNVPGYSTEAVAQLATALMLNFASSLHLQRLMIERGNFDNFTKDVQVPHFEVQGKTLGIICSGAIGRKLMENALTLGMNILVYNRTPRQWDDPGIQNASLEEVLKQSDFVSIHCPLNAGTKHLINKDTLKLMKPTAYIINTSRGEVIKEADIIEALQNGVIAGAALDVQEQEPPALDNPLFKMDNVILTPHIGWKTLESRQRLINLMANNIKAYIGGKPSNVIS comes from the coding sequence TTGAAAAACGCTGTCTTTCTTAATGTGGCTAGGTTAGACTTTGACCACAAGCTAGATCTTTCACCAATCGATGAACTGGCCAATGTAACCAAGTACGATGCCAGCAGCCCCGAGGAAATATTAGAACGAGTTAAAGACCAGCATGTTGTCATTACTAAAGAACTGCCCTTAGGCAGAGATTTAATATCTCAGTTTCCGCCTTCGGTGGAATTGATCTGTGAAGCCGGTACTGGTTTTAACAACATAGACATTGAGGCCGCCAAAGAGAAGAATATAACTGTGTGCAATGTGCCGGGCTATAGCACCGAGGCGGTGGCTCAATTGGCCACCGCATTGATGCTAAATTTTGCATCCTCATTGCATTTACAAAGATTGATGATTGAAAGGGGTAACTTTGATAACTTTACCAAAGATGTTCAGGTGCCCCACTTTGAAGTCCAGGGTAAAACTTTAGGTATCATTTGTAGTGGTGCCATTGGCCGAAAGCTGATGGAGAATGCCTTAACCTTGGGCATGAACATTTTAGTCTATAATCGCACCCCCAGACAGTGGGATGACCCTGGTATACAAAATGCCAGTCTGGAAGAAGTGTTAAAACAAAGTGACTTTGTCAGCATTCATTGTCCGCTAAACGCTGGTACCAAACATCTGATTAATAAAGACACGTTAAAGTTGATGAAACCGACGGCTTACATAATTAACACTTCCAGGGGGGAAGTGATTAAAGAGGCAGATATTATTGAAGCGTTGCAAAACGGTGTTATTGCCGGAGCGGCGCTGGATGTGCAAGAACAAGAACCGCCGGCGTTGGATAATCCTTTATTTAAGATGGATAACGTCATCTTAACGCCGCATATTGGCTGGAAGACATTAGAATCAAGGCAAAGATTGATTAATTTGATGGCCAATAACATAAAAGCATATATCGGTGGTAAACCCTCTAACGTAATAAGTTAA
- a CDS encoding AAA family ATPase, protein MSIGIAEMLSINDLEAIKKNIMLFKVAPDDMAYHFKLAMNGQAIDVAYSHSNDIVIYLKALSNLPKAIAHINQPFVSFSERNMKALNTINFTEFEGLDRLETLREALKDKLILAVPKLHIDNRRKEFNEPDPYYYNYEMIYISEEKPVSEIYNTIPSVISNIDRRRFEYMLKNEEYVQFRNYNSMMPSPEFVICEDTLFYFPDMKTTSLTPNIKNISTFHCEDYKEIKRLKLPYEFKDNCQCTYQGLHFIPFEYTAQLRDLMDEKGASLDMPLESEPFIVNTETKKDKEIKPEPKEQVLAELISTKEETITTKNLPDENYVEEYEFLTALKNKMILSELYYDGTDIDSFHTAVKTNFITIVGGMSGTGKSQLAMKYCDTLGLRKGDDLLVIPISPSYTEPSDILGYLHPQTGAYVESETGLVSFLLKASKNPEKLHVCIFEEMNLSQVEHWFSPFISLLELEGEHRMLHLVSEKQHCLQEEYSKPIHIGNNVIFIGTVNLDETTKEFSNRLLDRTNLVQLKKQSFLDAKHYTNKHIEVRSFDKISAVNFRRWVKTTNNHLTIMSDEELRLLDRIHQELRKVDAQNGVSFRIVKAMAHFINNIPEDKDGNKLINRKKAFDIQICQRILTKIKGHREMLQDLLGVYKIDTGEIKGGHLREQLKAFEIENELDDKTSEEQMYNNFGMSAEVLDQKAKDLVINGYTM, encoded by the coding sequence ATGAGTATAGGTATAGCAGAAATGCTGAGTATTAATGATTTAGAAGCAATAAAGAAAAATATTATGCTCTTCAAAGTAGCGCCAGATGATATGGCATACCACTTTAAGCTTGCAATGAACGGACAAGCAATTGATGTTGCTTATAGCCATTCCAACGATATTGTGATTTACCTTAAAGCACTTTCAAATTTGCCAAAGGCTATAGCACACATTAATCAACCCTTTGTATCATTTTCTGAGAGAAATATGAAGGCATTAAATACAATTAACTTTACTGAATTTGAAGGATTAGACCGATTGGAGACTCTGCGCGAAGCTTTAAAAGATAAATTAATACTTGCTGTCCCAAAGCTACACATAGATAACAGAAGAAAGGAATTTAACGAACCAGATCCTTACTACTATAATTACGAAATGATATATATATCAGAAGAAAAACCAGTATCTGAAATATATAACACCATACCATCTGTTATTAGTAACATTGACCGCAGAAGATTTGAGTACATGCTAAAAAATGAAGAGTATGTTCAGTTTAGAAATTATAATTCTATGATGCCAAGTCCGGAGTTTGTAATTTGTGAGGACACGCTTTTCTACTTTCCAGATATGAAAACAACGTCATTAACACCTAATATAAAAAACATCTCAACTTTCCATTGCGAAGACTACAAGGAAATCAAAAGACTTAAGTTACCTTATGAGTTTAAAGATAATTGTCAGTGTACCTATCAAGGATTACATTTTATTCCTTTTGAATACACGGCACAACTAAGGGATTTAATGGATGAAAAAGGCGCATCTTTAGATATGCCGTTAGAATCTGAACCTTTTATTGTGAATACTGAAACCAAAAAGGATAAAGAAATTAAGCCTGAACCTAAAGAACAAGTTCTCGCAGAACTGATTTCTACAAAAGAGGAAACTATAACAACTAAAAACTTGCCAGATGAAAATTACGTTGAAGAATATGAATTTTTAACAGCTCTTAAAAACAAAATGATTTTATCTGAACTTTATTATGATGGTACTGATATTGACAGTTTCCATACTGCTGTTAAGACTAATTTTATTACCATTGTTGGCGGTATGTCTGGAACGGGCAAATCTCAGTTGGCAATGAAATACTGTGATACCCTGGGCTTGAGAAAAGGTGACGATCTATTGGTAATTCCAATCAGTCCATCCTATACTGAACCCTCTGATATTTTAGGGTACTTACATCCGCAAACAGGTGCATATGTTGAAAGTGAAACTGGTCTAGTGAGTTTTTTACTGAAAGCCAGCAAAAACCCGGAAAAATTACATGTTTGTATTTTCGAAGAAATGAACTTATCTCAAGTAGAACACTGGTTTAGCCCATTCATTTCCCTATTAGAACTTGAAGGAGAACACCGCATGTTACATCTGGTAAGTGAAAAACAGCATTGCCTGCAAGAAGAATATAGTAAACCTATTCATATTGGAAACAATGTAATATTTATTGGTACTGTGAATCTTGATGAAACCACTAAGGAATTCTCTAACCGTCTGTTAGATAGAACTAACCTGGTACAACTAAAAAAACAATCATTCTTGGATGCAAAACACTATACCAATAAGCATATTGAGGTTAGGAGTTTTGATAAAATTTCAGCAGTTAACTTCCGTAGATGGGTTAAAACAACAAATAACCACCTGACTATAATGAGCGATGAAGAATTAAGATTATTGGATAGAATTCACCAAGAATTAAGAAAAGTTGATGCCCAAAACGGTGTAAGCTTTAGAATTGTAAAGGCAATGGCACACTTTATCAATAATATTCCCGAAGATAAAGATGGCAATAAACTAATTAATCGTAAGAAAGCCTTCGATATTCAGATTTGCCAACGCATATTGACAAAGATTAAAGGTCACAGGGAAATGTTGCAAGATTTATTAGGTGTCTACAAAATAGATACTGGTGAAATCAAAGGTGGCCATTTAAGAGAACAGCTTAAAGCGTTTGAGATAGAAAATGAATTGGATGATAAAACAAGCGAAGAACAAATGTACAACAACTTTGGTATGTCGGCAGAAGTATTGGATCAAAAAGCAAAGGATTTGGTAATTAATGGCTATACTATGTAA
- a CDS encoding DUF438 domain-containing protein: protein MSELIDGKGQRQEVLKDIIKELHNGKSPDEVKDRFAKLIKNVSAKEISQMESSLITEGIPENEVKRLCDVHVSVFKEALDAVVPKEPPPGHPVHTFKMENREIEKATASLQKMLSQLKKGKNEALNDYKGAIKNDLEVLSEIEKHYLRKENQLFPLLEGKGVQGPTKVMWQFHDDVRKMLKEIKQAVENNNAKTVVATGEELIKTINDLIYKEENILFPMALETLNEKEWVRVRQGEEEIGYTLVTPGTDWKPSAEALVDLEKDNTGQNQDDIKLDTGVLTPEQINLILTNLPVDITYVDENDRVRYYSQGPERIFPRSPGIIGRDVKNCHPSSSVHVVEKIVSEFKNGTRDAAEFWLELNGRFVHIRYFAIRDKTSKYRGVVEVTQDVTDIRSLQGQKRLLDW, encoded by the coding sequence ATGAGTGAGCTAATTGATGGCAAAGGTCAACGCCAAGAAGTCCTCAAAGATATCATTAAAGAGCTGCACAACGGCAAGTCTCCCGATGAAGTCAAAGACCGCTTTGCCAAATTGATTAAGAACGTGAGTGCTAAAGAAATCTCCCAGATGGAAAGCAGTTTAATAACTGAAGGCATACCGGAAAATGAAGTGAAGCGATTGTGTGACGTTCACGTATCAGTATTTAAGGAAGCTTTAGACGCGGTGGTGCCAAAGGAACCGCCACCGGGACACCCAGTACATACTTTTAAAATGGAAAACCGGGAAATTGAAAAAGCCACCGCGTCGCTGCAAAAAATGCTTAGCCAATTAAAAAAAGGTAAGAATGAGGCGTTGAATGATTACAAAGGGGCAATCAAAAACGATCTAGAGGTACTTTCAGAAATAGAAAAGCATTATCTACGCAAAGAAAACCAACTGTTTCCTTTATTAGAGGGTAAAGGTGTCCAAGGGCCCACCAAAGTGATGTGGCAGTTCCACGACGATGTGCGTAAAATGCTCAAAGAAATAAAACAGGCAGTGGAAAACAATAATGCCAAAACAGTGGTGGCCACGGGTGAAGAATTAATTAAAACAATCAACGACTTAATATACAAGGAAGAAAACATTCTATTCCCGATGGCGTTAGAAACATTGAATGAAAAAGAATGGGTCAGGGTACGGCAAGGCGAAGAGGAGATTGGTTATACTCTGGTGACACCGGGCACCGATTGGAAACCCTCGGCAGAAGCCTTGGTGGATTTGGAAAAGGATAACACCGGGCAAAATCAGGATGACATCAAGCTGGATACCGGTGTGCTCACTCCAGAACAGATTAATCTGATACTGACCAATTTGCCGGTGGACATTACCTATGTGGACGAAAATGATCGGGTACGATATTACTCCCAAGGTCCCGAGCGGATTTTCCCCCGCAGCCCGGGCATTATCGGTCGGGATGTGAAAAACTGTCACCCCTCATCCAGCGTCCACGTTGTTGAAAAAATTGTCAGCGAGTTTAAAAATGGCACCCGGGATGCGGCTGAATTTTGGCTAGAATTAAACGGCCGTTTTGTACATATCCGCTATTTTGCCATTCGGGATAAAACCAGTAAATATCGGGGTGTGGTGGAAGTGACCCAAGATGTAACGGACATCAGATCGCTACAGGGTCAAAAACGCCTTTTGGATTGGTAA
- a CDS encoding HAMP domain-containing sensor histidine kinase, whose product MAEVVKELLPKRWNSGHLNIHSFGKAEGVFIKSQVQSNMTAMVSHELKNSIASVRGLLEILAKRDGKCECKEHFNIMVTELDRAKLMLDEYSELVSKRPVKMCLNDLNEILRTFYPLVDAKAIQTDKKVWLELGDIPKVYVNDRDIFKLITNLANNGLESMEPGGQLFIKTYLDGDDVVLMVKDQGKGIEQRVLDNLGTPFLTTKQEGTGLGLLVCMNIIERQSATFKIETGSNGTTFFVYFKSTEHY is encoded by the coding sequence ATGGCAGAGGTAGTAAAAGAGTTACTGCCGAAACGATGGAATAGTGGGCATTTGAATATACATAGTTTTGGTAAGGCCGAAGGTGTTTTCATTAAAAGTCAAGTACAAAGCAATATGACTGCTATGGTGAGTCACGAATTAAAAAATTCAATAGCATCAGTGCGGGGTTTGTTGGAAATATTAGCTAAAAGGGATGGCAAGTGTGAATGTAAGGAACATTTTAATATAATGGTAACGGAACTGGATCGGGCAAAGTTAATGTTAGATGAATATAGCGAACTTGTTAGTAAAAGACCAGTTAAAATGTGTCTCAACGACCTCAACGAAATTTTGCGTACCTTTTATCCGTTGGTGGACGCCAAGGCTATTCAAACAGATAAAAAGGTTTGGCTTGAATTGGGGGATATTCCCAAAGTATATGTTAACGATAGGGATATTTTTAAGTTAATAACCAATCTTGCCAATAATGGACTGGAATCAATGGAACCAGGGGGGCAATTATTTATCAAGACATATCTAGATGGTGACGATGTGGTATTGATGGTAAAGGATCAAGGTAAGGGAATAGAACAGCGAGTGCTAGATAATTTAGGTACTCCTTTTTTAACAACGAAACAGGAGGGAACAGGACTAGGACTATTGGTGTGTATGAATATTATTGAACGACAAAGTGCCACGTTTAAGATAGAAACCGGTTCTAACGGAACCACATTTTTTGTCTATTTTAAATCCACAGAACATTATTAA
- a CDS encoding pyruvate kinase alpha/beta domain-containing protein produces MYFNSIGKINTYDTAKLALKAATEKNIKHIVVASNQGDTAKAFINSEGSEGINFICVTHAHGYPEPGKSEMSPETREELINWGIKVLTTTHVLSGAERGISNAFGGAYPVEIIAHTLRMLGQGTKVCVEVAIMALDAGLIPYGEPIIAVGGSARGADTAVIITPSHASSIFKTKIHEIICKPACYVSK; encoded by the coding sequence ATGTATTTTAATTCAATCGGTAAAATAAACACCTATGACACTGCCAAGTTAGCGCTAAAAGCGGCCACAGAAAAAAATATTAAACACATTGTGGTGGCCTCTAACCAAGGTGATACAGCTAAAGCCTTTATCAACTCAGAGGGCTCAGAAGGTATTAATTTTATTTGTGTTACCCATGCCCACGGTTACCCAGAACCGGGTAAAAGTGAGATGTCCCCTGAAACCCGTGAGGAACTGATTAATTGGGGAATCAAAGTATTAACTACCACCCATGTGCTCAGTGGTGCCGAAAGAGGCATTAGCAATGCCTTTGGTGGGGCATATCCTGTGGAAATAATTGCCCATACCTTAAGAATGTTGGGTCAAGGCACCAAAGTATGTGTTGAGGTGGCGATAATGGCCCTTGATGCCGGTTTAATCCCCTATGGCGAACCCATTATTGCAGTTGGCGGCTCAGCCCGCGGGGCTGATACCGCGGTAATCATTACTCCGTCCCATGCCAGTAGTATATTTAAAACCAAAATCCATGAGATCATTTGTAAGCCTGCCTGTTATGTTAGTAAGTAG
- a CDS encoding TIGR01440 family protein: MVNKISGQAKEALQELLSVANLEAGEIVVIGCSTSEVMGEKIGSASSVDTAKAIMEGLLPVIKDNDLFLAVQCCEHLNRALVVERECAKTYGLEIVSVVPKPKAGGSLASMAMERFNEPVVVETITAHAGLDIGDTFIGMHLKRVAVPVRLKVKAIGQAHLTAARHRPKLIGGERAQYK, translated from the coding sequence TTGGTTAACAAAATTTCTGGACAGGCCAAAGAAGCGCTACAGGAATTGTTGTCGGTGGCTAATTTAGAGGCCGGAGAGATAGTGGTGATTGGCTGTAGCACCAGTGAGGTAATGGGCGAAAAGATTGGTTCGGCGTCCAGCGTTGATACTGCTAAGGCCATAATGGAAGGACTGCTGCCGGTGATTAAAGACAATGATCTTTTTTTGGCGGTTCAATGTTGCGAACATTTAAACCGGGCTTTGGTGGTGGAAAGGGAATGTGCTAAAACATATGGTTTGGAAATTGTGTCGGTGGTGCCCAAACCCAAAGCCGGCGGTTCGTTAGCTTCGATGGCGATGGAAAGGTTTAACGAGCCGGTGGTGGTGGAGACCATCACTGCCCATGCCGGGTTAGATATCGGTGATACCTTTATTGGTATGCATTTAAAAAGGGTGGCGGTGCCGGTGCGTCTAAAGGTAAAAGCAATTGGCCAAGCCCATTTGACCGCGGCCCGTCATCGGCCAAAGCTTATCGGCGGCGAAAGGGCTCAATATAAGTAA
- a CDS encoding HD domain-containing phosphohydrolase, with the protein MFNDVRKIFKLLPLDLQVHSQNVAFLSSLFAHSIDLNQNEIHKVWFGGLVHDIGKICVDKAIIYKSGRLTENEYDDIKRHCYYGEQMLLECDNLASLIPVVKYHHEKWDGSGYYGLIKDDIPLEARIICIADCFDAMTSERSYKEEMPINNAIKELVKCSGTQFDPDLALHFIKYLGELVNFNNELCTLSKNNKYKIS; encoded by the coding sequence TTGTTTAATGACGTGAGAAAAATATTTAAATTACTCCCGTTGGACCTCCAAGTCCATTCCCAAAATGTTGCTTTTTTAAGTAGCCTATTTGCCCACAGCATTGACTTAAACCAAAATGAAATACATAAGGTGTGGTTTGGCGGATTAGTGCATGATATAGGTAAAATTTGTGTGGACAAAGCTATTATTTATAAAAGTGGCCGGCTCACTGAAAATGAATATGATGATATTAAAAGACACTGTTATTATGGTGAACAAATGTTGTTGGAATGTGATAACTTAGCAAGTTTAATACCAGTGGTAAAATATCATCACGAGAAATGGGATGGTAGCGGCTACTATGGTTTAATAAAAGACGATATACCTTTAGAGGCGCGAATTATTTGCATTGCCGATTGTTTTGATGCTATGACCTCTGAAAGATCATATAAAGAAGAAATGCCTATTAATAATGCGATAAAGGAATTGGTTAAGTGCTCTGGAACACAGTTTGACCCAGACCTGGCATTGCATTTTATTAAATATTTGGGAGAGTTAGTAAATTTCAACAATGAGCTTTGTACTTTAAGTAAAAACAACAAATATAAAATATCCTAA